TAGGCGAAGAGCTGCTCTTCCCGGGACTGACACGGTGCCTAATTCGGAGCACACATTCAAATATATTCACTCTGTAGCAGTGCTCATTCGGGCGTTTCCTCGCCCCTGAAGTCTCCCTTACAGAGACAGCATTTCCATTCCACCCTTACCACCGCCCTCACTCAAACACTTCCTGCTTCCTACGAACTTGCCACCCTCCTGCTGACACATGTTCGCCACATATTCGTGTATTCTCATTCAGTATGAAATGACCTGAGCAGATAGCAGGTTAGCCTCGAATTGTACGGGAAACTGCTTCAACCTGTTATTTTATTCCCAGCTGGTCCAGAAGCCCAGCATCACCCACAGATTTATTCCTAGCCTGCCAGTTTCTCTGTCAGGTACCGGGACACAGCAATGAAAGCAGGCTAATGGCCATTTTCAGCAAGCTTGAACTTCGGCCAATAGTATTTCCTTCCTAAAGCTAAATAGAAGTGCCTCTGCTTGCCCTGAGATTCTGTGGAAGTCATTATAAGTTCCTCATGCACGTTCCATCTGTCACCACCCGGCCCCCACGGGagtgttttgcttttcagtgtCTGCCTTCCTTCATCACTGCTGCCTCAGGAAGGTGTTGTAGGAAGAGATTTATTTGGTTCTTCCCATCATCCCTCCCACAGCTCACCTAGTTCCTAGCTTCTGATAAAATTGAGCAGGGCATGGGACTGGGTCAAGTCTGCTGGAGCCAGCCTCTCCCTTGTCCTAGGATTCTCTGCCGAAGCTTAAAGACCTGACATTTCTCAAAAACCAGCTGGAGCGCCTCCAGCAGCGTGTGGAGGATGAAGTCAACAGTGGCGTGAGCCAGGTAAGGGCCCAGTTGCTCTTGGGAATGTGGAATAGCACGTAGAATTTTAGTTTAGCGAATGGACATTGAGGGCTCAATGAAAGTCTCcctgagaaaaaaagaactggaaCTGGGCATTTTGGTGcaggcaagttcaaggccaacctgggctacatagaggatggtaggccagccagtgctacacacaagagaccctatctcaaaactagCAGGGGAGGGAAAAAATAGCACTTAAGCTGAGATCCTAAATAGGTGTTCAATAGGTGAGGTTGGGGTGGGGGCATTCCAGGTACAGCACAGACAAACCTTGGTGATGAGCAGCATTGTGAACATGAAGCAGGAGAAGGGTAGTTTGTGGTCATCATCAGCGACCATGCTGGGAAATGGAACTGGAGGAACAGGCAGGGCTCAGGTTCCTCAGAAGCCTCGCTTGCATTCTAGGTAAATGGCATTCTGGGTAGAGCCCTCTTGGAGTCTGGTATTGTGTGCTTGGGTTTCTGACATTCTTTTTCTGGCTCCAGAATTTTGAGATATCCTTGGAGAAAAGAGCGTAGCTGTCGGCAGTGAAGACGGGCAACAGTTGAATTGAATGCTCTAAGCCCAGCTTAAAGAGGAGAGCACACCtgatttccttctgtgtttttccCTGTAGGATGGCTCGCTCTTGTCCTCCCCGTTCCTCAAGGGATTCCTGGCAGGCTATGTGGTGGCCAAACTGAGGGCATCCGCAGTATTGGGCTTCGCAGTGGGCACTTGCACTGGCATCTATGTAGCTCAGTCATATGCTGTACCCAACGTGGAGAAGACCCTGAAGAACTACTTTAGGTCACTACGAAAGGGGCCCGACTAGACCCTTTGGGGAAGGCAGGATGGGCGTGTTGGGCCTGCAGGTAGAGGCCTTTCTATCACAGGCACTCTGTCTGGCTTCCCCTGCCATTGTTCATTTGCTGTCTCCAGCTGACCTGTCTCTTTCATCCTTGTTTGTCCTCCTGCGGAGAGTGGACAGTGCTCGGTCAGCCTGCACCCTGCACTCCTTCCCCTCTTAGTTCCATGGGACTAACCCCAAAACTATGGGTCATGAGCCCCGCCTTCAAGCCCTAACTGTGGAGCGTGCACCTGACTCTGACGTTCAGTATTCTCTCTGGTGATGCACCACCATTCTGCACTCGATTTCCTTCAGATGCCTCCCCGTCCCTCTGTCGCTTGCTAGCTACACAGGCCACCCAGGGTCTGGTGTAGGCCATGAGTGTAGAAGATGGGGGTGTGCCAGGCCTAGCCCGTCCAAGACAGGCTCGCTGGACCCTGATGCTATTCCTGTCCACTGCCATGTATGGTGCCCATGCACCATTCCTAGCCCTGTGCCATGTGGATGGCCGAGTGCCCTTCCGGCCCTCCTCAGCTGTGTTGCTCACTGAGCTGACCAAACTACTGCTGTGCGCCTTCTCCCTCCTGATGGGCTGGCAGACATGGCCCCAGGGCACAGCACCCTGGCGCCAGGCTGCCCCTTTTGCCCTGTCAGCCCTGCTCTATGGCGCCAACAACAACCTGGTGATCTATCTGCAGCGTTACATGGACCCCAGCACCTACCAGGTGCTGAGCAATCTCAAGATTGGAAGCACAGCTCTGTTGTACTGCCTCTGCCTTGGGCGTCGCCTCTCTGCACGGCAGGGGTTGgcactgctgctgctgatggcTGCAGGAGCCTGCTATGCGTCAGGTGGCTTTCAGGAACCCGTGAGCACCCTTCCTGGACCTCCATCAGCGGCCGGATCCCGTGCCATGCCCTTGCATATCACTCCCCTGggacttctgctcctcctcttaTACTGCCTCATCTCCGGCTTGTCCTCAGTGTACACAGAGCTGATCATGAAGCGACAGCGGCTGCCCTTGGCTCTTCAGAACCTCTTCCTCTACACTTTCGGGGTGATCCTGAACCTTGGACTATATGCTGGCAGTGGCCCCGGCCCGGGCTTCCTAGAGGGTTTCTCTGGGTGGGCAGTGCTGGTGGTGCTGAACCAGGCGGTAAATGGACTGCTCATGTCTGCTGTCATGAAGCACGGCAGCAGCATCACGCGCCTCTTCGTCGTGTCCTGCTCCCTGGTGGTCAACGCTGTGCTTTCAGCAGTGCTGCTGCAGCTCCAGCTTACAGCCGTCTTCTTCCTGGCCACGCTGCTCATTGGCCTGGCTGTGTGCTTGTACTACGGTAGCCCCTAAGGCCTTGGCTGCGCCCACGCCCACTTGTGGCTGTGTAGATTAGATGCAACCACCAGACCACCTCCTATCttaccaccacaccctgcccaGCAGCCCTGTAACAAGTGCCTTGTAAGAAACACTAAGGTAGCTGTGACCTTTGGATGTTCAGGGGGGTGAGCATTACCCCTAGGAGGTATAAAGAGTGGGCTTGGTTAAGGAAGCGCCTAACCACACCCCTATATTCCTTCACACTAAAGAACTGGGAGCTCCAAACCCAAGCCCGGGCATCCTGTCCTTGAGGAACCCTGCCTCGTCCTGCATGCACATGGCTACTTAAGTTTGCTCTTCTTGCCTGCTGTAGTCACTCCTGAAGACCCCTGCCCTGAAGCTTAGTGCTGGCTGCTCTGGCCCAGCATGGTGTCCACATAAGGGATTCTTAGTTTGCCCTCTCCACAGCGCTGCTCCTCTTTCCCAGCCATTATTCTGGAAAGGTCAGAGGGGCTGGGGTTTGTTCATCTCAGGAAACGTTGCCCCTGGGCCCTGACTTAAGCCTACACTCCTGACCCCTGTGCTAACTCAAGGGCCCCGCTGAAGCCCACTTGACCTCTAAGACACCTAGGAGGTACTGTTTTTCCCACTCGTTCCCCTCCTAGAGGTATTCCACCTCCCAACAGCCTCGGAAGGCTCTGCAGAGTAACCAGGGACCAGGTACAGAAAACGTTCATAGCTAATCAGTGTCTAACTACTTAAGCAATAAGGTCTTAATAAAGTGTTGAGGGTGTAGGGTTCTTCCTACAGCCTCTCACAGTTGTACATGTTCTCTGTTTTCTGCGTTTTATGGTGCGAGTTCCCTGAGGGTAGCCTATGCCTCAGTTACCTTCTCTGTAGGGAAAAGGTCTCACTTGAAAACCTGCAGTAAATGAAATGGGCTAAAATGTGCCAATTCATAATCCAAGCAGTCCAGTGTTCCCAAGAGTTTCAAGAAACGCTAACAGGAAATTGCCTCAAGCTGTTCACCTGTGGAGGAGGGGTAGTTAATGAGGTAGTGAACCCTGGGATCTTTGGTAGGAAGAAGCAAGAATTGTTGTGATTTTAGTCCACGCCCTATCTGGGAAGAAAAATACCACTATTCATAtgtgaagtctgtcctggaactagttcttagaGCCTTCAGATCTCTGGTGACATGCCTTTTCTGCCTTCTCatacacagtaaagacaaatCTCATCTCTGCTGTATTGATTGCTTGCTGGGTTGTAGGCATGACTATGAGAATGGGGGAGAAAATCTTTCACTATTGCTCTCTTggcccttccctctctccttcttctctgtcctacacaccttcccactccctttatgttctctcttttgtttgtgcttggtctttttctttatgaTGCTAGAGGTTGAAGCTGGAGCCTCATAACACCCTAGGCAAACACTACTTGCTGGTTTACACTCCCAGCCTTTGCTCTCTATTCTCAGACTCTTTCCTGTCCCAAAGCTTACCATACTGTTTATGTGGATCCAAAAGTTTTGGCCAGAAATTAGAAGTTATATCAACACATGTACNNNNNNNNNNNNNNNNNNNNNNNNNNNNNNNNNNNNNNNNNNNNNNNNNNNNNNNNNNNNNNNNNNNNNNNNNNNNNNNNNNNNNNNNNNNNNNNNNNNNNNNNNNNNNNNNNNNNNNNNNNNNNNNNNNNNNNNNNNNNNNNNNNNNNNNNNNNNNNNNNNNNNNNNNNNNNNNNNNNNNNNNNNNNNNNNNNNNNNNNNNNNNNNNNNNNNNNNNNNNNNNNNNNNNNNNNNNNNNNNNNNNNNNNNNNNNNNNNNNNNNNNNNNNNNNNNNNNNNNNNNNNNNNNNNNNNNNNNNNNNNNNNNNNNNNNNNNNNNNNNNNNNNNNNNNNNNNNNNNNNNNNNNNNNNNNNNNNNNNNNNNNNNNNNNNNNNNNNNNNNNNNNNNNNNNNNNNNNNNNNNNNNNNNNNNNNNNNNNNNNNNNNNNNNNNNNNNNNNNNNNNNNNNNNNNNNNNNNNNNNNNNNNNNNNNNNNNNNNNNNNNNNNNNNNNNNNNNNNNNNNNNNNNNNNNNNNNNNNNNNNNNNNNNNNNNNNNNNNNNNNNNNNNNNNNNNNNNNNNNNNNNNNNNNNNNNNNNNNNNNNNNNNNNNNNNNNNNNNNNNNNNNNNNNNNNNNNNNNNNNNNNNNNNNNNNNNNNNNNNNNNNNNNNNNNNNNNNNNNNNNNNNNNNNNNNNNNNNNNNNNNNNNNNNNNNNNNNNNNNNNNNNNNNNNNNNNNNNNNNNNNNNNNNNNNNNNNNNNNNNNNNNNNNNNNNNNNNNNNNNNNNNNNNNNNNNNNNNNNNNNNNNNNNNNNNNNNNNNNNNNNNNNNNNNNNNNNNNNNNNNNNNNNNNNNNNNNNNNNNNNNNNNNNNNNNNNNNNNNNNNNNNNNNNNNNNNNNNNNNNNNNNNNNNNNNNNNNNNNNNNNNNNNNNNNNNNNNNNNNNNNNNNNNNNNNNNNNNNNNNNNNNNNNNNNNNNNNNNNNNNNNNNNNNNNNNNNNNNNNNNNNNNNNNNNNNNNNNNNNNNNNNNNNNNNNNNNNNNNNNNNNNNNNNNNNNNNNNNNNNNNNNNNNNNNNNNNNNNNNNNNNNNNNNNNNNNNNNNNNNNNNNNNNNNNNNNNNNNNNNNNNNNNNNNNNNNNNNNNNNNNNNNNNNNNNNNNNNNNNNNNNNNNNNNNNNNNNNNNNNNNNNNNNNNNNNNNNNNNNNNNNNNNNNNNNNNNNNNNNNNNNNNNNNNNNNNNNNNNNNNNNNNNNNNNNNNNNNNNNNNNNNNNNNNNNNNNNNNNNNNNNNNNNNNNNNNNNNNNNNNNNNNNNNNNNNNNNNNNNNNNNNNNNNNNNNNNNNNNNNNNNNNNNNNNNNNNNNNNNNNNNNNNNNNNNNNNNNNNNNNNNNNNNNNNNNNNNNNNNNNNNNNNNNNNNNNNNNNNNNNNNNNNNNNNNNNNNNNNNNNNNNNNNNNNNNNNNNNNNNNNNNNNNNNNNNNNNNNNNNNNNNNNNNNNNNNNNNNNNNNNNNNNNNNNNNNNNNNNNNNNNNNNNNNNNNNNtttttgcttctttatcaaagatcaggtgttcgaagatgtgtggattgatatccaggtcttctattcggttccattggtcctcctgtctgttcttctgccaataccaggctgttttcagtactgtagttctatagtagagtttgaagtcagggattgtgatacttccacaagttcttttattgcataggattgttttggctatcctgggttttttgcttttctaaatgaggttgagtaccgttctttcaaggtctttgaagaattttgctaggattttggtGGGCTCCCTGGGTTTCTTAACATCTAGAGTAGGAGAGAAATCTCCCAGCTGTTGCCAGTGGCATTGTTTGTCTTGGGAGCTCTGTGGTTCTTGGACTGTCTTGACCAGttatggtggggcacacctgggatcccagcactccaggaggtAGAGCAGGAAGAGCTCGGGTTCAAGGTCAGGCTGATCTGCTTgaggagacccagtctcagaaaaggAAGCATTGAGGGTGTGGTGATGCAAACTTGTGTCTCtcctcaggagacaggcagaagaagcaggagtgCAAGTGGAcctggcttagcggttaagattgcacgctgctcttgtagaggacccaagttcaatttccaggcAGCCACAGCCACCCATAACTCCATCtcagggggatctgacacctctgacctccatggcatTCATATACCCACCCACgaacacataattaaatattttgttggttttttgagacagagtttctctgtgtagcaactctggctgttctggaactcactctgtagaacaggctggcctcaaactcacagagatctgccagtctctacctcctgagtgtcaGCATGCACTGTCACTGCCtggctaaatatatatttatgaaaggccagcttaggctacagtAGAgttggtctcaaaaaaaaaaaaaaaaaaaagaagaaggagccaggagtggtggcacacacctagaGACCGGGAAAAAGAATTCTATCTCGTCTTGCCACCCTACCGTTCTGCCCCAAGATTCCCAGCTTACAATAatcatgagtttaaaaaaaaaaaaaaaaaaggNNNNNNNNNNNNNNNNNNNNNNNNNNNNNNNNNNNNNNNNNNNNNNNNNNNNNNNNNNNNNNNNNNNNNNNNNNNNNNNNNNNNNNNNNNNNNNNNNNNNNNNNNNNNNNNNNNNNNNNNNNNNNNNNNNNNNNNNNNNNNNNNNNNNNNNNNNNNNNNNNNNNNNNNNNNNNNNNNNNNNNNNNNNNNNNNNNNNNNNNNNNNNNNNNNNNNNNNNNNNNNNNNNNNNNNNNNNNNNNNNNNNNNNNNNNNNNNNNNNNNNNNNNNNNNNNNNNNNNNNNNNNNNNNNNNNNNNNNNNNNNNNNNNNNNNNNNNNNNNNNNNNNNNNNNNNNNNNNNNNNNNNNNNNNNNNNNNNNNNNNNNNNNNNNNNNNNNNNNNNNNNNNNNNNNNNNNNNNNNNNNNNNNNNNNNNNNNNNNNNNNNNNNNNNNNNNNNNNNNNNNNNNNNNNNNNNNNNNNNNNNNNNNNNNNNNNNNNNNNNNNNNNNNNNNNNNNNNNNNNNNNNNNNNNNNNNNNNNNNNNNNNNNNNNNNNNNNNNNNNNNNNNNNNNNNNNNNNNNNNNNNNNNNNNNNNNNNNNNNNNNNNNNNNNNNNNNNNNNNNNNNNNNNNNNNNNNNNNNNNNNNNNNNNNNNNNNNNNNNNNNNNNNNNNNNNNNNNNNNNNNNNNNNNNNNNNNNNNNNNNNNNNNNNNNNNNNNNNNNNNNNNNNNNNNNNNNNNNNNNNNNNNNNNNNNNTTTCACGTCTAGTACCTGTAGCTGTCTGTCCTTTGAAGTCCCGGCCAGAGGACTGTCAGGCCCTGGGCCCTAGAACAATGGGTgaacttttcaaaacaagactGCTTCTGTTGTCCTGGTGCcatactgtaatcccagcactctgaagttGGAGGTAGGAGAGCCCataattcaaggtcatccttagttatatagcaagttccaggtcagcctggactgcatgagacccactctcatgaaagaaaagaaaagaaaaagttgcaGAGTTATATCTGTAGTTCAGAAGTAGCGAAGATACTTGGCATGCAGagtctctgggttccatcccttgacaggagaaagagggggaagaggactCTTCCCTTGCTACTTAGCTGACTGTCCTTGGCAGTTACTAGGACAGGTTAGCTCTGAAATGAGGGTCAAATGCTACAAAGCCAGGGGAGCTGAATAGGTATTGGGTGCTTAGCAGAGATTGGTACAAGGAGACATGattagtgatgatggtgatta
This sequence is a window from Microtus ochrogaster isolate Prairie Vole_2 chromosome 18, MicOch1.0, whole genome shotgun sequence. Protein-coding genes within it:
- the Slc35a4 gene encoding probable UDP-sugar transporter protein SLC35A4 — encoded protein: MSVEDGGVPGLARPRQARWTLMLFLSTAMYGAHAPFLALCHVDGRVPFRPSSAVLLTELTKLLLCAFSLLMGWQTWPQGTAPWRQAAPFALSALLYGANNNLVIYLQRYMDPSTYQVLSNLKIGSTALLYCLCLGRRLSARQGLALLLLMAAGACYASGGFQEPVSTLPGPPSAAGSRAMPLHITPLGLLLLLLYCLISGLSSVYTELIMKRQRLPLALQNLFLYTFGVILNLGLYAGSGPGPGFLEGFSGWAVLVVLNQAVNGLLMSAVMKHGSSITRLFVVSCSLVVNAVLSAVLLQLQLTAVFFLATLLIGLAVCLYYGSP
- the LOC101994577 gene encoding SLC35A4 upstream open reading frame protein — encoded protein: MADDKDSLPKLKDLTFLKNQLERLQQRVEDEVNSGVSQDGSLLSSPFLKGFLAGYVVAKLRASAVLGFAVGTCTGIYVAQSYAVPNVEKTLKNYFRSLRKGPD